The Phycisphaerales bacterium genome includes a region encoding these proteins:
- the selA gene encoding L-seryl-tRNA(Sec) selenium transferase, protein MRQLPSVDVLLNHPAVAGLLVDQPRAEVRAALRELLAMRRSQLLAGEDCKLDTATLARELRERLYARAQPRLRRVLNATGIVLHTGLGRAPLAEEAIEALAEVAGGYCNLELDLETGQRGDRQGHLRALLCELTGAEDALVVNNNAAATWLALHALGAGGEALIARGQLVEIGGSYRLPDIMAAAGCRMVEVGTTNRTRISDYARALTPEARLLVRVHTSNYRMVGFTEDATLAELVALARQHGLVVIDDLGSGLLRRDLPWDEDEQKMQTPAGGRVSDLFTALSDPVAPPAARLKLPGDEPVVCESVAGGADLTLFSGDKLLGGPQAGILVGRRALLERLKQSPLTRALRPDKLTLAALEATLRLYRDPETAARRLPVYRFLLRPLPEITRLAEQLAETLVTAGLPAQVAAVPEMSEVGGGAVPEHALPTRCVAVRPHTTPCNVVAELLRQREVPVLCRVRAGVLLFDLRTIEVEELDVLAGAIAEALREADAAGD, encoded by the coding sequence TTGCGACAACTGCCCAGTGTCGATGTCCTGCTCAACCACCCGGCGGTCGCGGGCCTGCTGGTTGATCAGCCCCGCGCGGAGGTCCGGGCGGCCCTGCGCGAGTTGCTCGCCATGCGGCGGAGCCAGCTCTTGGCGGGGGAGGACTGCAAGCTGGACACCGCCACGCTGGCGCGCGAACTGCGCGAGCGTCTCTATGCACGGGCACAACCCCGGCTGCGGCGCGTACTCAACGCGACCGGAATCGTCCTGCACACGGGCCTTGGGCGGGCGCCGCTGGCCGAGGAAGCGATCGAGGCGCTCGCAGAAGTTGCGGGGGGCTACTGCAACCTCGAACTGGACCTCGAAACCGGTCAGCGCGGCGACCGGCAGGGCCACCTGCGCGCGCTGCTGTGCGAGTTGACCGGGGCCGAGGACGCGCTCGTCGTCAACAACAACGCCGCCGCCACGTGGCTCGCGCTGCATGCACTGGGCGCCGGCGGGGAGGCCCTGATCGCCCGCGGTCAGCTGGTCGAGATCGGCGGCTCGTATCGCCTGCCGGATATCATGGCCGCGGCCGGCTGTCGCATGGTCGAAGTGGGCACCACGAACCGCACGCGCATCAGCGACTACGCCCGGGCGCTGACGCCCGAAGCGCGGTTGCTCGTGCGGGTCCACACCAGCAATTACCGCATGGTGGGTTTCACCGAAGACGCGACACTCGCCGAACTCGTCGCCCTCGCGCGGCAACACGGGCTGGTGGTCATCGACGACCTCGGGAGTGGTCTGCTGCGGCGCGATCTGCCCTGGGACGAAGACGAACAGAAGATGCAAACCCCCGCAGGCGGTAGGGTCTCGGACCTGTTCACCGCGCTTTCCGATCCGGTCGCACCGCCCGCAGCACGGCTGAAGCTGCCTGGCGACGAGCCGGTCGTGTGCGAGAGTGTCGCGGGCGGTGCCGACCTCACGCTCTTCAGCGGCGACAAGCTGCTCGGCGGGCCGCAGGCGGGAATCCTCGTCGGCCGGCGCGCGCTGCTGGAGCGTCTGAAGCAGAGTCCCCTCACCCGCGCGCTGCGGCCGGACAAACTGACGCTCGCCGCGCTGGAGGCCACACTGCGGCTGTATCGGGATCCCGAAACCGCGGCCCGGCGCCTGCCGGTCTACCGCTTCCTGCTGCGGCCGCTACCGGAGATCACACGCCTGGCGGAACAACTCGCGGAAACGCTGGTGACGGCGGGTTTACCTGCGCAAGTCGCGGCGGTGCCGGAAATGTCGGAAGTCGGCGGCGGTGCCGTTCCAGAGCACGCATTGCCAACGCGTTGCGTTGCCGTGCGCCCGCATACGACGCCATGCAACGTAGTGGCGGAACTTCTGCGGCAGCGCGAGGTGCCGGTGCTGTGTCGAGTGCGTGCGGGGGTGCTGTTGTTCGATCTGCGTACGATCGAGGTGGAGGAACTGGATGTGCTGGCCGGGGCCATCGCCGAAGCGCTCCGCGAAGCAGACGCGGCGGGCGACTGA
- a CDS encoding ATP-binding cassette domain-containing protein — translation METDHPQHWLPNFRRALRYLAPHRRVLIMGLISALGVSVFYTFSISSIVPVLKVMFAEHETLVDWLHRAVASGRLGVVVPADLPDDPAGLDIDYVRSRAPVEGVLRAGDRIVAVAGKPGSAYGLARLLARHPGEEVPIRVVRADGTEEEVVLAARAPAAWWPAAAWVAERLPNDRSAEGRLRMLFALMTAIVVIALLGAICRFCNEGFVALAVQRTMHDLRTSLADHTLRLPLTWHSRQPAGDTLSRFATDLNKVEVGVSTLFGKVAREPLKAIGVLVLALAFDWRMLVAALVGLPIGYFVIRLFGRMVKRAQRRVSQSWGRLLDHLDERLAGIRVVKASNMEAAESRRFATEGRELQRAQTHIELVDAASNPVLELLASLAISAFVLYGGSRVFQGELEPQLLFGAVICLGGVFDPLRKMGNVNNRLQAAEAAARRLFELLDLPMEEHANEADRPALPRLTEAIEFRDVTFAYPSNPGQPVLEGINLRIEKGTVVALVGGNGSGKTTLMSLLLRFFEPTKGTILIDGRDIRAHNLTSLRSQIGLVTQEAIIFSDSVRANIAYGANGIGPDAVEQAARRAFADEFVRALHVEADGVLTTGYDALVNGRTLSGGQRQRIALARAILRDPPILILDEATSQIDTESEQRIQAALEDVTRDRTTFIIAHRFSTIARAQLIVVLEQGRLVGCGAHEELLQSCPAYEVLVRTQFAGAR, via the coding sequence ATGGAAACGGATCATCCGCAACACTGGCTGCCGAACTTTCGCCGGGCCCTGCGCTACCTGGCACCGCACCGGCGCGTCCTGATTATGGGGCTCATTTCGGCCCTGGGCGTCAGCGTGTTCTACACGTTCAGCATTTCAAGCATCGTCCCGGTGCTCAAGGTCATGTTCGCCGAGCATGAAACCCTTGTGGACTGGCTGCATCGGGCCGTCGCTTCCGGGCGACTGGGGGTGGTTGTGCCGGCCGACCTGCCGGACGATCCCGCAGGATTGGACATCGACTATGTGCGTTCCCGCGCGCCCGTGGAAGGAGTGCTGCGGGCGGGTGACCGGATCGTGGCCGTGGCCGGCAAGCCGGGTTCGGCGTACGGGCTGGCCCGGCTGCTGGCCCGACATCCGGGGGAGGAAGTGCCGATCCGGGTCGTGCGGGCGGACGGCACGGAGGAAGAGGTGGTGCTTGCAGCCCGGGCGCCGGCCGCGTGGTGGCCAGCGGCGGCCTGGGTGGCTGAGCGACTGCCGAATGACCGCTCGGCCGAAGGGCGGCTGCGGATGCTGTTCGCATTGATGACCGCGATCGTGGTCATTGCATTGCTGGGAGCAATCTGCCGGTTCTGCAATGAAGGATTCGTAGCCCTGGCGGTGCAGCGCACCATGCATGACCTGCGGACGTCGCTGGCTGACCACACGCTGCGATTGCCATTGACATGGCACAGCCGGCAGCCGGCGGGCGACACGCTGAGCCGTTTTGCGACCGATCTAAACAAGGTCGAAGTAGGTGTCTCGACATTGTTCGGCAAGGTGGCGCGCGAACCGCTCAAGGCCATCGGCGTACTGGTGCTGGCTTTGGCGTTCGACTGGCGGATGCTCGTAGCCGCCCTGGTCGGATTACCGATCGGGTACTTCGTCATCCGGCTGTTCGGCCGCATGGTGAAGCGGGCCCAGCGGCGGGTATCGCAGTCATGGGGCCGGTTGCTTGATCATCTCGATGAGCGGCTGGCGGGCATCCGGGTGGTGAAGGCGTCGAATATGGAGGCGGCGGAAAGCCGCCGGTTCGCCACCGAAGGGCGCGAGCTGCAACGGGCGCAGACGCATATCGAACTCGTAGATGCGGCGAGCAACCCGGTGCTGGAACTGTTGGCGTCGCTGGCCATCTCCGCATTCGTATTGTACGGCGGCAGCCGCGTGTTCCAGGGTGAGTTGGAACCCCAACTGCTGTTCGGTGCGGTGATCTGCCTGGGCGGCGTGTTCGACCCGCTGCGCAAGATGGGTAACGTGAACAATCGCCTGCAGGCCGCCGAAGCTGCCGCACGGCGCCTGTTCGAGTTGCTCGATCTCCCGATGGAGGAGCATGCGAACGAAGCGGACCGGCCGGCGCTGCCGCGCCTGACGGAAGCCATCGAGTTCCGCGACGTGACGTTCGCGTACCCGTCCAATCCCGGACAACCGGTGCTTGAGGGGATCAATCTGCGGATTGAGAAGGGGACCGTCGTGGCGCTCGTGGGGGGCAACGGCTCCGGAAAAACGACACTGATGTCGTTGCTCTTGCGGTTCTTCGAGCCGACGAAGGGGACGATCCTGATCGATGGGCGGGATATCCGCGCCCACAACCTGACGTCGTTGCGGTCTCAGATCGGGCTCGTGACGCAGGAGGCGATCATCTTCTCCGACAGCGTGCGTGCGAACATCGCCTACGGCGCCAACGGCATCGGTCCGGATGCAGTGGAACAGGCGGCCCGGCGGGCCTTCGCGGACGAATTCGTACGCGCGCTGCATGTGGAGGCGGACGGGGTCCTGACGACCGGCTACGACGCACTGGTCAACGGCCGGACACTCTCGGGCGGGCAGCGACAGCGAATCGCACTGGCGCGCGCGATCCTGCGGGATCCCCCGATTCTGATCCTGGACGAGGCGACGAGCCAGATCGACACGGAATCCGAGCAGCGCATTCAGGCGGCGCTCGAGGACGTGACACGAGACCGCACAACATTCATTATTGCCCACCGCTTCAGCACGATCGCGCGGGCCCAGTTGATCGTCGTGCTGGAGCAAGGCCGGCTGGTCGGTTGTGGAGCGCACGAAGAGCTGCTGCAATCGTGCCCGGCCTACGAGGTGCTGGTACGTACACAGTTTGCCGGCGCGCGGTGA
- a CDS encoding DegT/DnrJ/EryC1/StrS family aminotransferase, with protein MDREISLSSQDITEAEINAVVEVLRSDRLSLGPRIPAFEAEFCRRLGAKHAIACSSGTAGLHMCWRAMGIRSGDEVITTPFSFIASSNSILFDEARPVFVDIEPDTWQIDPRRIEAAITPRTKAILPVDVFGSVPDMDAIRTLAKRHNLRVLEDSCEALGTTYHGRPAGLIGEAGVFGFYPNKQITTGEGGMIVTNDDDLAFMARSLRNQGRDPEGGWLAHPRLGYNYRMTDIQAAIGIHQMRRLDEILAKRARVADHYRARLTQEPRVTMQRIPTEVQMSWFVLVVRLGDDYTQGDRDRILEQLRRRGIGCNVYFPPIHLQPFYQHELGCRRGDFPITEALSDRTIALPFHNHLTEADVEHVVKTFRTLL; from the coding sequence GTGGATCGTGAAATCAGTCTGTCATCCCAGGATATCACCGAAGCGGAAATCAACGCCGTTGTCGAAGTGCTGCGCTCCGATCGCCTCAGTCTGGGCCCGCGAATTCCGGCTTTCGAAGCGGAGTTCTGCCGCCGGCTCGGCGCGAAACACGCTATCGCGTGCAGCAGCGGCACTGCCGGCCTGCACATGTGCTGGCGCGCCATGGGCATCCGATCCGGCGACGAGGTGATTACCACCCCGTTCTCGTTCATTGCTTCCAGCAACAGCATCCTCTTCGACGAGGCCCGCCCCGTCTTCGTCGATATCGAACCCGACACCTGGCAGATCGACCCCCGGCGGATCGAGGCGGCCATCACCCCCCGCACCAAGGCCATTCTGCCGGTGGACGTGTTCGGCTCCGTTCCCGACATGGACGCGATCCGCACGCTCGCGAAACGTCACAACCTCCGGGTGCTCGAAGATTCCTGTGAGGCCCTTGGCACGACCTACCATGGCCGGCCGGCCGGCCTGATCGGCGAAGCCGGCGTCTTCGGGTTCTACCCCAACAAGCAAATCACCACCGGCGAGGGCGGCATGATCGTCACGAATGATGATGATCTCGCCTTCATGGCTCGCTCGCTGCGCAACCAGGGACGCGACCCCGAGGGCGGCTGGCTCGCCCATCCGCGGCTCGGCTACAACTACCGCATGACCGACATTCAGGCCGCGATCGGCATTCACCAGATGCGGCGGCTGGATGAAATTCTCGCCAAGCGCGCCCGGGTCGCGGATCACTACCGCGCGCGGCTCACCCAAGAGCCGCGAGTTACCATGCAGCGGATTCCCACCGAAGTGCAAATGAGCTGGTTCGTGCTGGTGGTGCGCCTCGGCGACGACTACACCCAAGGCGACCGCGATCGTATCCTCGAACAACTCCGCCGTCGCGGCATCGGCTGTAACGTCTATTTCCCACCGATCCACTTGCAGCCGTTCTACCAGCATGAGCTTGGTTGCCGCCGCGGGGACTTTCCGATCACCGAGGCGCTTTCCGATCGCACGATCGCGCTGCCGTTCCACAACCACCTCACCGAGGCCGATGTGGAACACGTCGTGAAGACGTTCCGCACTCTGCTCTGA
- the floA gene encoding flotillin-like protein FloA (flotillin-like protein involved in membrane lipid rafts) translates to MSEILYWIGGVVGALVVLAVIVVMLNFGRLWITAFSAKANVQWRELIGMWLRNVNSSVIVHAKIQAWKAGLSDISTTDLENHYLARGRVTNVVQALISAQRAQIELDFRKACAIDLAGRDIVDAVQTSVNPKVIDCPNPKSGRATIDAVAQDGIQLRARARVTVRTNIARLVGGATEETVIARVGEGIVSAIGSAGSHKNVLENPDKISKAVLNKGLDAGTAYEILSIDIADIDVGENIGARLQADQAEADKKRFQAEAEKRRAMAIALEQENRAKVEENRAIVVLAEAEIPKAMADSFRSGNLGIMDYYRMRNIQSDTSMRDSIAGKGARPDGSGDAPQGR, encoded by the coding sequence ATGAGCGAGATACTGTATTGGATCGGCGGCGTCGTCGGCGCACTGGTCGTGCTGGCTGTCATCGTCGTCATGCTCAACTTCGGGCGGCTCTGGATCACGGCCTTTTCCGCCAAGGCGAACGTGCAATGGCGCGAATTGATCGGGATGTGGCTGCGGAACGTAAACAGCAGCGTGATCGTGCATGCCAAGATCCAGGCCTGGAAAGCCGGACTCTCCGACATTTCCACGACCGACCTTGAGAATCATTACCTGGCCCGGGGGCGCGTAACCAACGTGGTCCAGGCGCTCATCTCGGCACAGCGCGCCCAGATCGAGCTGGACTTCCGCAAGGCCTGCGCGATCGACCTGGCCGGGCGCGACATTGTCGACGCCGTGCAGACCAGCGTGAACCCCAAGGTCATCGACTGCCCCAATCCGAAGTCCGGCCGCGCGACGATCGATGCCGTGGCCCAGGACGGCATTCAGCTCCGGGCGCGGGCGCGGGTCACCGTGCGGACGAACATCGCCCGGTTGGTCGGTGGTGCCACGGAAGAGACGGTCATCGCGCGCGTCGGCGAGGGCATCGTCTCCGCGATCGGCTCCGCGGGCAGCCACAAGAATGTGCTCGAAAATCCGGACAAGATCTCCAAGGCGGTGCTGAACAAGGGGTTGGATGCCGGAACCGCCTACGAGATCCTCTCGATCGACATCGCCGACATCGACGTCGGTGAGAACATCGGTGCCCGCCTGCAGGCCGATCAGGCCGAAGCCGACAAGAAGCGCTTCCAGGCCGAGGCCGAAAAGCGCCGTGCGATGGCCATCGCACTCGAGCAGGAGAACCGGGCGAAGGTCGAGGAGAACCGCGCCATTGTCGTCCTCGCGGAGGCGGAGATTCCCAAGGCCATGGCGGACTCTTTCCGCAGCGGCAACCTCGGCATCATGGACTACTACCGGATGCGCAACATCCAGTCGGATACGTCGATGCGGGACTCGATTGCCGGCAAGGGTGCGCGACCGGACGGTAGCGGCGATGCGCCGCAGGGTCGGTGA
- the miaA gene encoding tRNA (adenosine(37)-N6)-dimethylallyltransferase MiaA: MAGRLLSLRWAASAGASLACFPTTRRRRTAPVERRVIVITGCTASGKGAVARALADEIDGEIVSIDSMKVYRGMDIGTAKPSAADRARIPHHIVDVADPWEPFSAAAFVVRADAAVAAIHARGRPVIAVGGTVLYLKCWYEGLFEGPPADPALRAALRVRAAACGSAALHAELAAVDPVAAARIHPQDLRRIERALEVYQQSGQPISALQRQWDQGGPRRPDLRWTLIGLRREREAANRRINARVKGMLAAGLEQEARRVWEDPRGVGPQARQAVGYAELFAYFQGRLTLEEATERIKIHSRRLAKHQRSWLKRQRDFRWVAVADDATVPAVLASVRSLLA; this comes from the coding sequence ATGGCGGGCCGCCTGCTTTCTCTCCGATGGGCGGCTTCCGCCGGCGCGTCCCTCGCTTGCTTCCCCACCACCCGCCGCCGTAGAACAGCGCCCGTGGAACGCCGTGTCATCGTCATCACCGGCTGTACGGCCTCCGGTAAGGGGGCCGTCGCCCGCGCCCTCGCCGATGAGATCGACGGTGAAATCGTCAGCATCGACTCCATGAAGGTCTACCGCGGCATGGACATTGGCACCGCCAAGCCGTCCGCTGCCGACCGGGCCCGCATTCCTCACCACATCGTCGATGTCGCCGACCCCTGGGAGCCCTTCAGCGCCGCCGCCTTTGTCGTCCGTGCTGATGCCGCCGTCGCTGCGATCCACGCGCGCGGACGGCCGGTGATTGCGGTCGGCGGAACGGTCCTCTACCTCAAGTGCTGGTACGAGGGGCTCTTTGAGGGTCCGCCAGCCGATCCTGCCCTGCGCGCCGCGCTCCGCGTCCGGGCCGCGGCGTGCGGTTCAGCGGCCCTGCACGCCGAGTTGGCCGCCGTCGACCCGGTTGCGGCCGCCCGTATCCACCCCCAGGATCTCCGGCGCATCGAGCGGGCGCTCGAGGTCTACCAACAGTCCGGCCAGCCGATCAGTGCCCTGCAACGGCAGTGGGACCAGGGGGGCCCGCGCCGCCCCGACCTGCGGTGGACGCTGATCGGGCTCCGGCGCGAGCGCGAGGCCGCGAACCGCCGCATTAATGCCCGGGTAAAGGGGATGCTGGCGGCCGGACTGGAGCAGGAAGCCCGCCGGGTCTGGGAAGACCCGCGCGGCGTAGGTCCGCAGGCCCGCCAGGCGGTGGGCTACGCTGAACTGTTCGCCTACTTCCAGGGCCGACTTACGCTGGAAGAGGCGACCGAGCGGATCAAGATCCACTCCCGGCGACTCGCCAAACACCAGCGCTCGTGGTTGAAACGCCAGCGGGACTTCCGCTGGGTGGCTGTGGCGGACGACGCCACGGTACCCGCTGTGCTCGCTTCCGTCCGATCACTGCTGGCCTGA
- the gcvH gene encoding glycine cleavage system protein GcvH, with protein MTVPNDRKYSQTHEWFKLDGDIVTIGITQFAADELTDITFVDLPKPGDSVAGGTHFGEVESVKATGELYTAVSGEVVETNERLADEPGLLNTDPLGAGWLIKIRCSDTSPLEKMLDGTAYNQFIA; from the coding sequence ATGACGGTGCCTAATGATCGGAAGTATTCGCAGACCCACGAGTGGTTCAAGCTGGACGGCGACATCGTCACGATCGGGATTACGCAATTCGCGGCCGATGAGCTGACCGACATCACTTTCGTGGACCTGCCGAAGCCGGGAGATAGCGTCGCGGGGGGTACGCACTTCGGTGAAGTTGAGTCGGTCAAGGCAACCGGCGAGTTATACACCGCCGTGTCCGGCGAGGTCGTTGAAACCAATGAAAGACTCGCCGACGAGCCCGGTCTGCTCAACACCGATCCGCTCGGCGCCGGGTGGCTGATTAAAATTCGCTGCAGTGATACCAGCCCGCTGGAGAAGATGCTCGACGGAACGGCCTACAACCAGTTTATCGCCTAA
- the gcvP gene encoding aminomethyl-transferring glycine dehydrogenase has translation MHDLPDPLHPTDTFIQRHLGPSDDELRTMLAVLGYDSLDALTEATVPPAIRTSRPLALGVPRGEHELLAELRAIAGQNRVLRSLIGLGYHDCITPPVIQRNILENPGWYTQYTPYQAEISQGRLEALINFQTMVSDLTGLPLANASLLDEATAAAEAMTMCHRIARGKRNAFFAAADCHPQTLAVLQTRAEPLGIELRCGDPATLDLADGSICGVLVQYPATDGRAYDYTALVTAAHAAGALVVFATDLLALTLLKPPGEFGADIAVGSAQRFGVPLGFGGPHAAFMATHEDHARQMPGRIVGVSKDVQGNPAFRLAIQTREQHIRREKATSNICTAQVLLAIMASMYAVYHGPHGLRRIAERIHTAARAFAAVLAEAGFRVPAGVYFDTLRIGVPGGRSSAERVLGAARQAGFNLRDFGDETIGIALDEKITRAELVRLLGACGVPEPAASLARHLGAAEAAPVQALRRTSPYLTHAVFNSYHAEHELLRYLKRLEARDLSLCTSMIPLGSCTMKLNATSEMLPVTWPEFSQIHPFAPLDQTRGYQTLFRHLEGTLAEITGFSAVSLQPNSGASGEYAGLLTIRAYHQSRGEGHRNVCLVPISAHGTNPASAIMVGYEVVIVACDAHGNISLDDVRAKAAAHRARLAGIMITYPSTHGVFEPGVKDICAVVHEHGGQVYMDGANLNAQVGLCRPGELGADVCHLNLHKTFCIPHGGGGPGMGPIACAAHLAPFLPGHPLVACGGSQAIGPVSAAPFGSASILPISWMYIGLMGAEGLRRATQVAILNANYMAQRLGAHYPVLYTGPGGRVAHEFIIDLRELKKSAHVEIDDVAKRLMDYGFHAPTMSWPVGGTLMIEPTESESQAECDRLCDALIAIRQEIRDIEQGRLAYEDSPLHHAPHTAAAVCGTEWGRAYPREQGAFPAPWTRQHKFWPAVARIDNVYGDRHLHCTCPDVTAYA, from the coding sequence ATGCATGACCTGCCCGACCCTCTGCACCCGACCGATACATTTATCCAGCGGCACCTGGGACCCAGTGACGACGAGCTGCGCACCATGCTCGCGGTGCTCGGGTACGACTCCCTCGATGCCCTCACCGAAGCGACCGTTCCCCCGGCGATTCGCACGTCGCGGCCGCTCGCGCTCGGTGTGCCGCGCGGCGAACACGAGTTGCTGGCCGAACTGCGCGCCATCGCCGGGCAGAACCGCGTGCTGAGGTCGCTCATCGGTTTGGGCTACCACGACTGCATTACACCACCCGTAATTCAGCGGAACATCCTGGAAAACCCGGGCTGGTATACCCAGTACACACCCTACCAGGCCGAAATCAGCCAAGGGCGCTTGGAAGCCCTGATCAACTTCCAGACCATGGTCTCCGACCTCACGGGTCTGCCGCTGGCGAATGCGTCGCTGCTCGACGAGGCCACTGCCGCCGCCGAGGCGATGACCATGTGTCACCGCATCGCCCGCGGCAAACGCAATGCCTTCTTCGCCGCGGCGGACTGCCACCCCCAGACCCTCGCGGTGCTCCAGACCCGGGCGGAGCCACTCGGGATCGAGTTGCGCTGTGGGGATCCAGCCACGTTGGACCTCGCCGACGGCAGCATCTGCGGCGTGCTCGTGCAGTACCCGGCCACCGACGGTCGCGCCTATGACTACACCGCGCTGGTCACGGCCGCACACGCCGCTGGCGCACTCGTGGTTTTCGCGACGGACCTGCTCGCGCTGACCCTGCTCAAGCCGCCGGGGGAGTTCGGCGCAGACATCGCCGTTGGCAGCGCGCAGCGCTTCGGCGTGCCGCTCGGCTTCGGCGGACCGCACGCCGCCTTCATGGCTACGCATGAGGACCATGCCCGCCAGATGCCCGGCCGGATCGTCGGCGTATCGAAGGACGTGCAAGGCAACCCCGCGTTCCGGCTCGCGATCCAGACGCGCGAACAGCACATCCGCCGTGAGAAGGCCACCAGTAACATCTGCACGGCGCAGGTATTGCTCGCGATCATGGCAAGCATGTACGCGGTCTACCACGGCCCGCACGGCCTGCGCCGCATCGCCGAACGCATTCACACGGCTGCGCGGGCCTTCGCGGCGGTGCTGGCCGAGGCCGGCTTCCGGGTGCCCGCGGGGGTGTACTTCGACACCCTGCGCATCGGTGTGCCGGGCGGGCGCAGCAGTGCCGAACGGGTCCTGGGAGCCGCGCGGCAGGCCGGCTTCAACCTGCGCGACTTCGGTGACGAAACCATCGGCATCGCGCTGGACGAGAAAATCACCCGCGCCGAACTGGTTCGCCTGCTGGGCGCTTGTGGCGTGCCCGAGCCCGCTGCCAGTCTCGCGCGACACCTGGGGGCGGCGGAGGCCGCTCCCGTGCAGGCCCTGCGCCGCACGAGCCCGTACCTGACGCACGCCGTTTTCAACAGCTACCATGCCGAACACGAGCTGCTGCGCTATCTCAAGCGGCTCGAGGCCCGCGACCTTTCCCTCTGCACCTCGATGATCCCGCTCGGCTCCTGCACGATGAAGCTCAACGCGACGTCGGAAATGCTTCCCGTGACGTGGCCCGAGTTCAGCCAGATCCATCCCTTCGCCCCGCTCGACCAGACCCGTGGCTACCAGACGCTCTTTCGGCACCTCGAGGGTACCCTGGCCGAGATCACCGGCTTTTCGGCCGTGTCGCTGCAACCCAACAGTGGTGCTTCCGGAGAGTATGCCGGGCTGCTCACCATTCGCGCCTACCACCAGAGCCGTGGCGAGGGCCACCGCAACGTCTGCCTCGTGCCGATCTCCGCCCATGGAACCAACCCCGCCAGTGCCATCATGGTGGGCTACGAAGTCGTGATCGTCGCCTGCGACGCGCACGGCAACATCAGTCTCGACGACGTTCGGGCCAAGGCCGCCGCGCATCGCGCGCGTCTCGCCGGTATCATGATCACGTATCCTTCCACGCACGGGGTTTTCGAGCCCGGCGTGAAGGACATCTGTGCCGTGGTGCATGAGCATGGCGGCCAGGTCTACATGGACGGCGCCAATCTCAATGCCCAGGTCGGCTTGTGTCGGCCGGGAGAACTCGGCGCCGACGTCTGCCACCTGAACCTGCACAAGACTTTCTGCATCCCGCACGGCGGCGGCGGCCCGGGCATGGGACCGATCGCCTGCGCCGCGCACCTGGCGCCGTTCCTTCCCGGCCATCCGCTCGTCGCTTGCGGCGGTTCCCAGGCGATCGGGCCCGTTTCGGCGGCCCCTTTCGGCAGCGCCAGCATCCTGCCGATCTCGTGGATGTATATCGGGCTGATGGGCGCCGAGGGCCTGCGCCGCGCGACCCAGGTCGCGATTCTCAACGCCAACTACATGGCCCAGCGGCTGGGCGCGCACTACCCGGTGCTGTACACGGGGCCGGGCGGCCGCGTGGCGCACGAGTTCATCATTGACCTGCGGGAATTGAAGAAGTCCGCGCATGTCGAAATCGACGACGTCGCCAAGCGGCTGATGGACTATGGCTTCCACGCGCCGACAATGTCGTGGCCGGTAGGCGGCACACTGATGATCGAACCGACGGAAAGTGAATCACAGGCCGAATGTGACCGCTTGTGCGACGCACTCATCGCGATCCGGCAGGAGATCCGCGACATCGAGCAGGGACGGCTTGCCTATGAGGACAGTCCGCTGCACCACGCACCGCACACGGCCGCCGCGGTCTGCGGCACCGAGTGGGGCCGCGCTTACCCGCGTGAACAGGGTGCTTTTCCAGCCCCCTGGACGCGACAGCACAAGTTCTGGCCGGCGGTGGCGCGCATTGACAATGTGTACGGCGACCGGCACCTGCACTGCACCTGCCCGGACGTGACGGCCTATGCGTGA